In the genome of Theropithecus gelada isolate Dixy chromosome 19, Tgel_1.0, whole genome shotgun sequence, the window TCCGCCCCCTCGCCCCCCTCCGGCCCCTTGGCTGAGTTCCGTGCACCTGAGGCCTTGTCGTCCTTCTTGCCCGCCGTGGGCAGCGGGGCCAGCAGGCTGAGCGGGCCGTGGACGCGGCGGTGCTGGCGGAGGTAGGAGGCGAGGCGGAAGGCCAGGCCGCAGTCTGGGCACACGAAAGGGCGGTCGGTGGAGTGGACCAGCCGGTGGCGCGACAGGGACCAGGGCCTGGCGAAGGCCTTGAGGCAGATGGAGCACTGGTGTCGCTTGGGGCGTGGCGGAGGGCCCCCTTCACCCTCCTGTTCGCCCTCGGGGCGCAGACACGGGTGCGCCTTGAGCTCGCCCTTGGTGGCGAAGGCTTCGCGGCAGCGCAGGCACAGCAGCGTCCAGTCCGCCTGGAGCAGGACCTGTTTCTCCTCCTGCCGCCCGGCCGCCAGCGCCAGCTCGGCCCTCAGCTCTGCTGCCCCGGCCTCGGCCTCCTCCGACTCCGACTCCCGGGGCTCCGCGGCGCTGGTGGGCGCTGCCAGCGTGGCCGGCTCCCCCGCAGGCCACGTCTCAGGCCATGCCGCGGCCGCCTGCTCCTCCGTGGCCCCCGCTGCAGCCGTGGTGGGCTGCTCCGAGCCCTGGTCCTGCGGGCCCCAGCTGGGCTCGGCCGTCTCCTTGGCCACCCTCTCGATGGCCAGCTCGACCTCGCCGCCTGCGTGCTCCTGAGCCAGGTGGCGCCTGAGCTGGGCGGGTTCCGGGAAGGTGCGGGGGCAGGCGGCGCAGCGCAGCGGGGGCTGGGGCCCGTGGCCGCGCAGGTGGCGGGAGAGGTGGGCCGGCCGGCGGAAGGCCTTGGGGCACAGCGGGCAGGCATGGGGCCGGAGCCCAGAGTGGCTCAGCCGGTGCCGGGAGAGGTAGTAGGGGAAACGGAAGAGGCGGCCgcaggtggggcagggcaggggcgcCCGAGGGGCTCCAGCGCCCCCCCTGCCACGGCCACGGCCTCGGCCACGGCCTCGGCCACGGCCACGGCCTCGGCCACGGTGAGGTGGGCTGCCCTGGGCGGGTGGAGGAGGCTGCGGATCCATGCctgtggggagagaggggagagatggGAAGCGGGGCAGAGATAAAAAGAGGTGCGTGGGGTGtggcagagagagaagcagagacagaGTCAGAGATGGAGAGGCAGAGAGGGCCAGGTATTCAGCCAGGGGAGAGAGATatgagacagagacaaagatgagagacacagaggagaggtgagagatggagagacaggaagagagagatcAGAGACAGAGCAACAGAGCAGGGAATAGAGACAGgagaaggcagagatgggagacACAGAGAAGTGGGGATGGACAGACAGAGACCaggagacacagaaagacaggGTGGTGAAAGGCAGAGCAgcgaagagacagagaagagcgAGGAATATccagcagagagacagagacacagagaagaggaaacaaagagaCTTGGAGACCCAGAGGCAGAGACAGTGCAAGCGCAGAGATCAGAAGAGCAGTGGCGGGCTGGAGGCCggggagacagggagacagagacacagagggagTGAACCGGGCAGAGGCACGGAGGGGGACAAAGTCAGCGAACCGCTTCTGCTCCAGGCCCCCCGGCCAGGCTGAACgttttgggaggggctgggacaCAGCCCATGGGGCCTGAGTGGAGGGGGTGGGATTCGAAGCCAGTAGGCCCCGGAAATAGAGTGTGTTCCCAGacgccaggggctgggagaggtcAGGGAGTAGGAGGGTTCAGACTTCTGGTCTGAGTTAGGAGGGGGCTAGGGGCCCAGACTCTTGGGGCTGAGGGGGGTGGGAGCTGGGAACTGAGACTCCTGGGTCCAGGTCATGATGGATCGGGGAATCTGGACTCGGGTATGGAGGAGGTGTGGACTCCTGGGTCCCggtggaggaggggctggggagggggctgggctcCTAGGACAagggggaggcaggggctggggacccAGCTGCAGGGAATCCCCAGGGAGGAGGCGGCTGAGGGCCGAACCCCTGGACCCGGGAGGGAGGTTGGTGGGGGTCGGGGTCCCAGGTCCTAGAGGGGGGCCAATCTCCTCTGGACCAAGCCTGCAGCTCCCCGAAGGCATGATAAGCAGAATTGGGGCCGGGTCGAGGCCTTGAGGATTTCTCAGCCCTGGGCCTGGGGCTCGGTCCTGGTCGCTGGGGCCGGGTTCTTACCTCGCCTCCTTggctcctttcttccttccccacgGCCGGCCAAACGCGGACGGTGGTGGCGGGGAGGGAGGGGGCCTGAGCGTGGtggggggtggaggaggaggctgggctcAGTGTCACTGCCTAAGCCTTCCCCCCGGAAACCTGGCCTTCGTCGGAGCCTGAAAAAGGAAAGGCTGGCTGGGAAGCCGGAAGCGGGAGGACGGGGGATCTGGAGAGGGGAGGGCGGGCAGCTTGCACTACAGGGTCCTGTGAGGGGAGAGGACTGGGGGCCTGTCCCCTGGgctcccagagggcagagggtgCTGAGGGCCTGGGACGCTGGGTCCAGCTACCCCCCGGCTCAtcaacacgcacacacacatattcattcattccttcaacaaatacaCATTTATCAAGTCctgtctgtgccaggcactgtgtcaaGCCAGGGGGGCGGCCGGGGGAGGAAGATGAATGAAGCAGTGACAGAGGCTTCAGAAAGTAGCGGCACTCTGGATCAGAACCTGACTCCAGCCTTCCCTTGGCTGTCTGGGTGAAGGATTCTCCcactttgagcctcagtttccccctttgTGATAAGCCCCTGCATATACTCATTTGACCCAAAGCGaccaatatttactgaatatctacTACGGGCCAGTCTGCATATATTTGCCTACATATACGCATATTCACTGGGACCTTAGCAACcactgtttactgagcacctactatgggcTGGCGCTGTCCTTGGTGCTGGAGCCACCGTGGCAAAAATAGGGGCTCACTGTCTGATGGGGAAGGCAGATAGACACGGATCAATCACTCTGGAGTGCGTGTGAGGGAAGTGCTCCGAGGCAGGGAACTGCTATGGGAATGCAGAGATCAGAAGGCACTGAACTGAGCTCGCACTGGGAGGAGGTGATTCCTGAGGTCTTCCTGGAGGCAGCAATGTTTCAGCTGAAATTGGCAGaatgaaaccaacctggccacaTCTCAAAAACCTAATCTGGAGCAGAAAAGGCATTCTGCAGGAGTATACCCGCAGCTTGACGCTGTTTGTTTAAGGTTACATTCCTGCCAAACAGTACTAATGAGAGTGTGAGCAAACAGGTCCTTTCATACCCAGCTGGGGCAAGTAGAACTTGGAACACTCTTACCGAGCCAGCaattccaggaatttattcttcAGAAGTATCTACTCAGAACTGCACAAAATAATGTCTGCACCAGGTTAATCATTGCATTACGGCAGATCACTGCAAACAGCTGAAACCAATCTAAACACCCATCTGTAGGAGATTTGAGTAATCAGTCATGACGGATCCACCCAGTGGAATACTAGGTGTccatagaaaagaacaaagaagctCACCGTGTGAATATATGGTAAGTCTCCAAGTGATAACctgtagaagagaaaaatagaaggtCAAGTACAGCCTGCAGCCTGTTCTGGGCTTGTGTGTGTTCTGGGATTGTGTCCAGATGAACTGGAACAAGAGAGAAGAAACTGAAATTGGCAACATAGTCTAACTTCCAGCACAGAAATTTACTACACGCGatccttctgtttttttgtttgttttttgttttattttgttttttgttttgtttggtttttttgagatgagatctccctctgttgccaaggATGGCTGgagggagtgcaatggtgtgatctcagctcactgcagcctcgacctcccgggctcaagcaatcctcccacctcagcctcctgagtaactgggactacaagagtatgccaccatgtctggctaatttttgtatgttttgtagagatggggtctccttatgttgcccgggctgggcttgaactcctgggctcaagcgatccacctgccttggcctcccaaagtgctggaattacagacattagccgctgtgcccagcctttcGTACTTTTTGAATTTGAAACCGTGTAAATGTGCTATATACTCAAAAAAGTAAaggaggccaagcatggtggctcacacctgtaatctcagcactttgggaggcccacatgggcagatcacctgagaccaggagttcaagaccagcctggcccacatggtgaaaccctgtctctacaaaaatacaaattggccaggcataatggcacctgcctataatcccagctactcaggaggctgaggcaggagaatggcttgaacctgggaggcggagattgcagtgagctgagatagtgccattgtactccagcctgggtgacagagcaaaactccatcttaaaaaaaaaaaaaagtaaaggaaaaagaaatacatggggattataaaaataaataaaatgaaaactaatagCTTCCTCTTGTGAGTGTATTACAAATGTGAACCCATTTACTCCTGGCTTTATGAAGTAGGTAACATTACTTTTCCCTTTCACAGAGGATGAAAGTGAGGTACTAGAAGTTTCCAAATCCAGTGAGTCTCAGTAAGAAGTTCCACTTCACAAACAGATAGGAGAAATGATAGTGGATCAGAAGcatgatttttagaaaaataataaaaggccgggcgcggtagctcacgcctgtaatcccagcactttgggaggccgaggcgggtggatcacgaggtcatgagatcgagaccagcctggccaacacagtgaaacaccgtctctactaaaaatacaaaaattagctgggcatggtggtgctcacctgcaatcccagctactccggaggctgaggcaggagaatcgcttgaacctgggaggcggaagttgcagtgagccgagattgtgccactgcactccagcctggctacagggcgagactccgtctcaaataaataaatacataaataaaatagggatggggtctcactatgttgcccaggctagtcttgaaattcctgagctcaagcaatccttccacctcagcctcccaaagtgctgggattacaggcattagccaccatgcccagactagGAGCATGGTTTTTAAAAGCACCTTGTTTGtaatactatattttaaagaatgtataCCACGAAATAAGAGTCTGAAAATATCTGTGGTAATAATAAGCACCAAATTCAATATATAAGTTATGTTTGAGATAGGAGAAGCAATCAGATCTTGGAGGGTGTGGTGTGTGGGGAGTCATTTGTATCCCTAATAGTTCAAAGCTGGTAGTCAGAATATGGGTGtgtgtattttaactttttgttttgtaaaatacacttaaaatttacagttttaactattttaaatcaCACAGCTCAATGGCATTAAGTAAATGTTGCACAACTATCCACACCGCCTGGTTCCAgaactctttctttcctttttttttttttttttttttttttgagacagagtttcactcttgttgcccaggctggagtgcaatggtgcagctCACctcaatctccgcctcccgggttcaagcgattctcctgcctcagccacccaaatagctaggatgacaggcatgcgccaccacgcctagcttattttgtattgttagtagagacagggtttctccgtgttggccaggctggtctcaaactcccaacttcaggtgatcctcctgtctcggcctcccaaagtgctgggattacaggcatgagtctctttctttccttccttccttccttcctttccttccttccttccttccctccttccctccctccctccctccctccttccttcctttctctctctctctctctctctctttctttctttctttctttctttctttctttctttctttctttctttctttctttctttctttctttctttctttctttctctctctctctctctttctctctcttttccttccctccctccttccttccttccttccttctttcctttctttacatatggggtcttgctttgttccccaggctgttctgaactcctggtctcaagcaatcctcctgcctgagcctcctaaagtgctaggattacaggcgtatgccaccgtGTCCATCCtagttccagaactttttcatcagcCCAAACAAACCCTAagcccattagcagtcattcccaCACTCCTTTCTATCCCCAGCCCCTGTCAACTAATAATcagttttctgtctctatgaatttgcctattctggacatttcatatcaatggaatcatacaacatgtgttcctttgtgactagcttctttcactttgcataaaagtttctccccctcccccacaaagGATATtgccccccctttttttaaaaattgaggcagggtctttctctgtcacccaggcaagagtgcattggtgcaatcacggctcactgcaacctccaccgccagggctcaagcgattctcccacctcagccttccagatagctgagactacaggcatgcaccaccatgcctggctaatttttgtttttggtagagatggggtctcgccatgttgcccagggtggtcttgaactcctgagctcagatgaccagcccacctcggcctcctgaagtgctgggattacaggcatgagccaccgcacctggccagcttaATGTTTCTAAGGTTCATCCGTGCCTTAGCATGAGTcggtgcttcattcctttttgtggctgaatagtattcctcTGCATGAGTGCAGTCATCCCTCGGTgtccacaggggattggttccaggactctcCTGGGATTCCAGATCCATGGGTGATCGAGTCCCTTACAGCCTCCTATCTGAGGGTGCAGGACCACGGATGTGGAGGGCCGCTGTCGCCtacgttttgtttatccatttgttgatggacatttgggttgcatCTATCTTTGGGCTATTGCGAAGAGTGCTATTAGAAACATTGGTGtataagtttttgtttgaacagctggttttaattattttgggtatCTACCAAGGATGTGTGTACTATTTTATCATCTATATTTTGAAGGCTTgaaagatggaggaggaggaggaggagggaggagggaggagggaggaggaggaggaggaggaggaggaggaagaggaggaggaggaagaatgaaTTCAGGAATGGAGGTGATAGAAAACTTTAAGCAGAGAGCACAGCATATGGAAGGGGGTTTGCGCTCTGCTTCCCCAGCACATGgcgggggtggggttgggggtctTGCATTAGGGCAtaaaggaggccagtgtggcggAGAGAGGCCAGAGCTGCACCCAGCGACCGAGCCGGGCCTCCGAGTCCAGGCTGAGCTTGGACTCATTCCGAGTGCACTGAGAAGCCATTGAAAAGGTTTTAAGCAGGAGAGTCACATGATCCGATTAGTGTTTTAGAGAAATTCCTGTGGGACCCGCGTGGAGGCCGGGCCGGATGCGGGGGAGACCGAGGCGGGGAGCCGGGAGGAGGCGGGGCGCAGGCCCAGGTGCTGGAGGGGGTCCTGGGCCCCACGACCTCCGGCTGCGAAGGCGGCTCccggggcagggggcggggcttTTCGCTGACTGGCTCAGCCGGATGCCAGTCCCACCGTCTCCCCCTCCTCATTGGCTCTCCTACTTCCAGCTTCCCTGTCCCTCCCGTCCAGCCTCCAGCACCCAGAAATCACCTGTCTCCTGAGCCCAACACTCTTCCGTCCTTGGCTCCCCATCTCCCTCGGAATAAAACCCAAGCTTCCCTTCTGATTCCCACGTGCACCCCCGCCCCCAAGGCCCTGCTTGCCTGGACCGCGgggcttccctccctccctccctcccttcctccctccttctccgcGTCACACCGCCCTCTCTGCTCTGTCCGGagtcagggcctttgcacttgcggTTGCCCCGGCCTGAAAAGCCCTCCCGAGGTTTCCATTCAGCTTCCCTTACGTCCCTCACTCCCACAGCTCGCTGGAGACCCCTGTCTTGTCCACCCAGGCTAAAATAGCCTCCCGTCACCCTCTAGCCTTCACcctgccttattattattattattattattattattatttttgagtcaggatctcgctctgtcgcccaggctggagtgcagtgcagtggcgcaatctcggctcactgcaacctccgcctcctgggttcaagcgattctcctgcctcagcctcccgagtagctgggattacaggcgcccgccaccatacacagctaattcttttttgtgtttttagtagagacggggtttcgccatgttggccaggctgatcgcgaactcctgacctcaggtgatcctcccgcctcggcctccctaagtgctgggattacaggtgtgagccactgcgccggccttTCATTTTTAACATGGTACTTAATCACGAAGACACACTAGGCAACGTGTGAATGTCCTGTGGATTGCCTATCTCCCCTCACACTAGAATAAAAACTGCGAGGACAGGGCTTGTTTTGCCTGTTTGCTCAACGGCTCTGCCCACAGGTGGCTGCCCGGAACAGACAAGGGGCTTAACAAGCATTTGTGGATGAATAAAAAGggatgaagggtgggaggagtgaGGTGGTCTCGGGCTTCTGTATTGGGATGTGAGGCCGTCCCTGAAAGGAAGAAGGCTTGGGGGCCCGGGGGAGACGCCCGCTCCGGCAAGCGTGCAGGGGGCTGGCTGGCTCCAAGGTCTACACGCAGGAATCAGCTCGCCAAACACAGGCATGTGAGTCTCCGGCGTCTGGCTAGTAATTAATGTTTTGCAACGGTTGAGATCGTCCTCAGGGTAAAATTCCCGCTTCTGTCCTCTCCTCGCTTCCCACCTCCCCCCCGGCCTCAGTCAGcgcatctataaaatggggccaCTATGTGACGCGTTCGGTGCAGTGTCCAGCCCAGCACCGGGCACTTGGGAGACACTGAGGAAATGGGATGAGTCCTTCTCGTTACCGCCCCAGAAGAGAAAGGACTGTGGTGCAGGTGAGGTGGGTGGGAACCTCAGCCTCGCGAGGTCCCTATTCATTACTCCCCAGCCGGCGGCCATCTCCATGGCAACACTGGCGCCTTTCCAGTGCGCATCTCCCGGGCTGAGCCTGTCTCTAAGCCGGTCTCGGAGTGGGCGGGTCTTGTCCCTGGGGGCGGTGCCTTCTTCGAAGTGGGCGGGCCTTGTTTCTCGAAAgaagatacttttctttttttttttttaaaccagaaagCGTGTCTGGTTTTTGAGTGTCGGTTGCAGAGTGGAGAGGAGTATCTGTAAGGTTTAGCTGATTTTATTCCCAAAGgttgagctttttctttttttttttttttttttttgagacggagtctcgcgctgtgtcacccaggctggagtgcggtggcgcgatctcggctcactgcaagctccgcctcccaggttcaggccattctcctgcctcagcctccgagtagctgggactacaggcgcccgccaccacgcccggctagttttttttgtatttttagtagagacggggtttcaccatgttagccaggatggtctcgatctcctgacctcgtgatccgcccgcctcggcctcccaaagtgctgggattacaggcttgagccaccgcgcccggccgagctttTTCAAATAGGCAACTGTGGATCTCCATTCAAAAAGTCTGGCTGGAGTGCTAAACTCTTACTTGTTTTCTCCTCCCGGAATACACGTCTTCCTCctttaaagtttcctttttctttcttttttaatttatatttaatttttaaattttcatttatttatgtattcttttgagacggacgtcttgctctgtcacccaggctggagtgcagtggcgtgttctcgggtcactgcaacctctgcctgctgggttcaagcgattctcccgcctcagcctcccgagtagctgggattacaggcgtgcactaccatgcccagctaatttttgtatttttagtagaggcaggattccaccctgttgcccagggtggtcctgaactcaggtgatccgcccgcctcggcctccaaaagtgctgggattacaggcgtgagccaccacgttcggttttatattttatttttgagacggggtctctctctgtcgcccatgctggagtgcagtggtaccatcatagctcactgcaacctcgacctcctaagctcaagtgatcctctcagctcagcctcccaagtaactgggactacaggcatgcaccaccacgctgttttttctttcttttctttttttttttttggtagagacagaatctcactatattgcctaggctggtctcgaactcctgagctcaagtcattctcctgcctcagtctccgaaattattgggattacagacgtgagtcaagTCGCCCagactgaaatattttctttgtgaaatataagacacacagagaaaaaatgcGCAATACAAACACacaattgaataaataattataaaatgatcaTCTGAATAAGAAATAGAACTTTATCAGCTATCAGCAACCCTGGAAACTTCCAGGATATCCCCTCCAGCTTAACTTGTCAAGCCCACTATTCTGAGTTTTATAGGACAATGTTGTCCTTGCTTTTTTATATGATTTACTACTGACAATGTATCCTTAACAATATTACAGTTTAGTTTTATGTGCATTATAATGggcttgcttttttgtttgtttgtttggttgttttgttttgttttgagacagggtcttgctttgttgcccaggctggaatgcagtggcatcatcttggctcactgcaatctccgtccccccaccccaggctccagcaatccttccGTCTCAGCCCatcgagtagctgggcctacaggcacacgccaccacacctgtctattttttgtatttttactagagatggggtcttgccatgttgcccaggctggtcttgaactcctggactcaagcaatcctcctgccttggccttccaaagtgctgggattataggtgtgagccactgcacctgacctgaatgttatgtaaatgaaatcatgctCTGTTTCTGGCTTTTCGGGTCCTATGTCTTTGTAACTTTCATTCATGATATTGTGTTTATCCACAGCTCATTCATTCTGGTTACTGTATAGTATTCTATTGCATAATATAACATCGTTATTTACTGTATTGCTGATGGACGTTTTGGTTGTCATGAGTTTGGGGTTGATATTGCTGCTATGAATGTTTTTGTATGTCTCTGGGTACAGGGGGACTTGAGTTAGCGTTTATGCGTAGCAGTAGAATTACTGCATCACAGGATATACGTATGTTCAGTATTTGAGAATGGCAACCTATAGGGAATTTAATTTAAGaaaccagctgggtgcagtggctcacacctgtaatcccagcactttgggagaccgaggtgggcagatcaatcacctgaggtcaggagttcgagaccaacctgaccaacaagttgaaaccccatctctactaaaaatacaaaaattagctgggtgtagtggtgcacatctgtaatcccagctacttgggaggctgaggcaagagaatctcttgaacacaggaggtggaggttgctgggagccgagatcacaccactgcactctagtctgggcaacagagcgagcccctgtctcaaaaacaaacaaaaaaatcttaaggaACTCCAGGGGAGAAGGCTTTGATTCTCCTAAACCCCTACTTAAACGTGTCCTCCCCCAGTTTTCTGGTCTTAATGAAAAATGCCACCACTCAACCATATACTCCTGATTTCTCCCTTCCCATTACACTCACCCCCAAccaatacacacatgcacacaaccaGTCCTCTGCATTCATACTCCAGAGTTCATCTGACATccacccatttctttcttttgttttattttgttatgtttagtagagacagggtctcactatgttgcctacgctggtctcaaactcctgggctcaagcgattctcccacctcggcctcctaaagtgctggggttacaggcatgattTCTGTTCGTCACTCTGGTTTAGGATCCCACAAGTTTCTCCCGGACTGCAGGAGCGCTACAGACTCCTGACTCTGCGTCCTGCAGCTTCGTTTCCACTCATCAGACACAGGGATTTCGATAAGGTGCAGGGGTGGTCCCTTCCCTCCTCGATGAACACTTTGCTTCCCATCGCCCAGAGAACACAGTCAAACACCTATTTTGGCTTGCCTGGCTCGCTGTGATGTGACCTCTACCTACCTGTTAACCTCATCTCATCCTTCCCTCCCTGAGCTCACTTTCCTCCTGTGTCCATTTGGGCATTCTCCTGGCCGGTCCTTGCTCACCCTTACCCTTCAGGGCTCAGATCAAATGCCACCTCCACCGAGAAGCCCACGTGGACCACCCCATCTAAGGTGGCATAGAAAGTAAGGTGGCCATTCACTTCCTTACCACCCTTCCCTATTGCCTTCAGAATGCTCATGACGATCTGAAATTATTGTCTGCATTTATTTGATTCCTCTTTTCTCCATGCCCGTTGCCCACACGACAGAATGTAAACCCCAGGAGGGCCAGGATGATCCCCACAGGGAGTTTCAGTGCCTGACTCAGAATAAGCCCTCAGTACAGGAACGCAATGCAGTGTGCAAGAGACAGTCTGAAGGCACCTCCACCCCCAATTCTCTGATGAACAGGTCCTATTATTGGGGTTTGGTGTAGGGTCTAAGGCAGCGTCTAAGGGGCGGGGCCTCTTCTCAGACATGCCTGTAATGAGGCAGTTTGGTTTCCAAGGGGTGTGTCCTATAAGGCTGGTGGCTTCTAAAGGGCGTGTCTAGTTTCTAGGGGGCGTGTCTATCTGTTGGAGGTGGATCATGTATTTAAGGGACGGGCTCATTTTGATTGAAACcaactctaattttatttatttatttatttatttatttatttatttatttatttagttttgaaatggagtctcgctc includes:
- the ZNF579 gene encoding zinc finger protein 579, giving the protein MDPQPPPPAQGSPPHRGRGRGRGRGRGRGRGRGRGGAGAPRAPLPCPTCGRLFRFPYYLSRHRLSHSGLRPHACPLCPKAFRRPAHLSRHLRGHGPQPPLRCAACPRTFPEPAQLRRHLAQEHAGGEVELAIERVAKETAEPSWGPQDQGSEQPTTAAAGATEEQAAAAWPETWPAGEPATLAAPTSAAEPRESESEEAEAGAAELRAELALAAGRQEEKQVLLQADWTLLCLRCREAFATKGELKAHPCLRPEGEQEGEGGPPPRPKRHQCSICLKAFARPWSLSRHRLVHSTDRPFVCPDCGLAFRLASYLRQHRRVHGPLSLLAPLPTAGKKDDKASGARNSAKGPEGGEGAECGGASEGGEGGQNGGDAAPARPPAGEPRFWCPECGKGFRRRAHLRQHGVTHSGARPFQCVRCQREFKRLADLARHAQVHAGGPAPHPCPRCPRRFSRAYSLLRHQRCHRAELERAAALQALQAQAPPSPPPPPQPLKAEQEEEGLPLPLANIKEEPPSPGTPPQSPPAPPVFLSASCFDSQDHSAFEMEEEEVDSKAHLRGLGGLAS